GACACCCGATTTATCTTACAGCAAAAGCTGCGAAATTTAGAGCCGGGACAATCCAATAGGATGATGCATGACAATGTTATTGTAGGCATCAAGAGTCAGAAAGTCATCCAAGACTGGTGCAGTGCATTGCCTTGTGAATAACTTGCATGCCTCCTTGTACATTCCTTTCTTGAATTTCTCCTTTCCCACTTCTCTCTCAATCCTAGCCATTTCTTCTTCAACCACTCTTCCAAACAGGTCCAAGTTCACCTTCACCCCAAGTCCATCTCCATCCAATTCCACTCCATATTTCAGCCACTGCCAGTTCTGGACTCTACTAATCTCAGCTGTTGCGGCATCTTCCATGAGGTTGTAAAGTGGGACAGAACCAGCCCCAGTCAGCCAGGCTGCTAAGTACTGGATTCCCACTCGGGTGTTCAGCCGGAGACCCTCCATGGTTCGGACCCCTCTCGGCCTCTGCAGCAGGTCTTCTTCAACTAGGACCGATGCATCTTGGCGCTTCATGGAATGGATTTGGTTAGGTGCATTGGTCATGTTACTGGTGAAGACTTCCATGCAGGCTGGGATTAGGCCAGGGTGAGCTGCCCATGTTCCATCATGCCCTGCCTTCACTTCTCTCAGCTTATCCTTCCTTACAAGTTCCAATGCTGCCTCATTAGCTGCTGCATCATCTCTGATAGGAATCTGAGCTGCCTGTTTCAAGTATTCAAGAAAACCGTAAATTAACCTAAGCATACTAATGCTTCCTTGTCCACATGGTTGGCATTTACATCATTTCGAATCAGTTGATAGTCTTTATGATAATACAAATATGCTTGTGTAAGTTAAGAGATAATCCGGAAAGATTGCCTCAGTTCGGATTGTTAGCTGCATCTCGGAAACATCACTAGTGATCACGGTGAACTAAAAGAACATAAATGACAAAAGGTTGAATTAATATTCATATACCATGCCTCCCATAGCGTGGACACCGCGCTTATGACAAGTGTGGATGAGCAAGTCAGAGTAACTCCTCATAAAGTGCTGACCCATGCCAACTAGAACCCTATCGGGTAGCAGGCGATCAGGGTGAGCTTGGAAAGTCTTGACATAGCTGAAGATGTAATCCCATCTACCACAGTTGAGGCCAACAGAATGGTCCCTCAGTTCATACaaaatttcattcatttgaaacactGCTGGAAGTGTTTCAATTAGGACAGTGGCCCTAATGCTTCCTTTCTCAATTCCAGCCCATTTCTCCGCCCTGTCAAACACATTGTTCCATATTCTAGCTTCCCTGCCAAACAAAAGAAGAACTGCTAAATTTTCTTGGAGCTTAACTTTCGAAACTATTTAAATTTAACTAACAAGAAGATCTCTCACCTAGAGTGTTCCATTTTGGGAAGATAGAAAAAGGGTCCAAAGCCCTGTCCTTGGGTCTTGCGGAAGTTGGCATAGTTGTGGAAAAAGTAGAGACCGAAGTCAACAAGGCAACCAGTGGCAGGCTCACCATCAATGAAGACGTGAGCTTCTGGCAAATGCCACCCTCTTGGACGCACAAATAGCTTAGCTATCTGATTATTCAGTTTATACAGTTTGTTTCTGGCTTGATCATGGAATGTTATTGTTCCATTCACTGCATCCCTCAAATTTACATGGCCTCTCATTAGATTCTCCCAGTTTGGTGACAGTGCATCTTCAAAGTCTGCCTGTGGATTACAGGAGATAAAATCCAGGAATTAACTAATAGAGCTTGACTATCTCATATAGAAATCCATGGTTTAGCAAGCTTCCATTTATTCAGCAAGAGTCTCAGTAGGGTTTTCAATTTAAATTGCATTACTCTGATCTGATGGAAGAAACTAGATATacttccacacaaaattgagGTTGACTTATCCAAAGGTCCAGTAACAcctcttgttatgcttaaattatttttttcaacGTGATTTACACTATAAATTTCTCCTATTAGTTACATCTTTCTGAAGGAAATTTTAATCTATCAACCCATTCAGTCTTCTTAACACTAATATTCATCTGGTTGCCTAC
The nucleotide sequence above comes from Lycium barbarum isolate Lr01 chromosome 3, ASM1917538v2, whole genome shotgun sequence. Encoded proteins:
- the LOC132632504 gene encoding malate synthase, glyoxysomal → MVSFETFLQPNNPVQRKSSVKMGYDVPEGVDIRGRYDPEFSKILARDALQFVADLQREFRNHIKYAMECRKEAKKRYNNGGLPGFDPATKYIRDGEWVCAPVPQAVADRRVEITGPVERKMVINALNSGAKVFMADFEDALSPNWENLMRGHVNLRDAVNGTITFHDQARNKLYKLNNQIAKLFVRPRGWHLPEAHVFIDGEPATGCLVDFGLYFFHNYANFRKTQGQGFGPFFYLPKMEHSREARIWNNVFDRAEKWAGIEKGSIRATVLIETLPAVFQMNEILYELRDHSVGLNCGRWDYIFSYVKTFQAHPDRLLPDRVLVGMGQHFMRSYSDLLIHTCHKRGVHAMGGMAAQIPIRDDAAANEAALELVRKDKLREVKAGHDGTWAAHPGLIPACMEVFTSNMTNAPNQIHSMKRQDASVLVEEDLLQRPRGVRTMEGLRLNTRVGIQYLAAWLTGAGSVPLYNLMEDAATAEISRVQNWQWLKYGVELDGDGLGVKVNLDLFGRVVEEEMARIEREVGKEKFKKGMYKEACKLFTRQCTAPVLDDFLTLDAYNNIVMHHPIGLSRL